The proteins below are encoded in one region of Purpureocillium takamizusanense chromosome 11, complete sequence:
- a CDS encoding uncharacterized protein (TransMembrane:1 (o618-638i)~COG:D~EggNog:ENOG503NUV7), giving the protein MALFSRRPQPAAVLGATAPRPIPSSHPSIEAAPRTNGSLATTAPASANTAPGTATDGGLAAVPDPSEPPHSYYSSSFSSSPRQFPSDFTDPILEEGDVESGSDCVLEPVTPVSGGRYSQDFTTLHHDDHANPLQRAQTAQPTVAAAPKRVPVLATQTSAPPLTPRSAPQQSALSSRPSYPAPPSQTPVTGRATAPRGSTSRIRRTVSNLFRRTNSSRDQEHDFAVPADNPLFSATDTPHSSGDNFARSGPPPTSNGRVPAKHSSNTTSSNSPPSPGSPLMMAPTHRSAVAPASPLPDADDFKKKGRAATGLSFRGRAVNFVGATMSRGRPSKGTRRAASFDSDNRGFPSTQQDTDDSDDKTYPPERLPWPLPPDAGTGAKARRMSLSLPDDFTVDIAELQSEFEYHHKILGRHRKHLGKGAASKVTLMVRKGYPGELYAVKEFRGKSHRETQEEYEKKIKSEFSIGKSLHHPNIVETIRLCTDHHRWNHVMEYCSEGDLFGLVQKGWFKGDDKKKDRLCLFKQLIQGVSYLHANGIAHRDIKLENLLLTKDSKLKITDFGVSEVFSGTHPGLRESGGQCGRNMSDVRLCSPGICGSEPYIAPEVLEKRNKYDPRALDVWSSAIVMIYLTFGGAIWSRAERGNAHYDKLVRGWERWYEKHPEIGATISETDYPACLALDVGVNPPALRRLMLQMLNPDPSKRIAIEDVLNNRWMKNVECCQIESYDDPAQTIDATKKDCCNKNGTKKIFCHSHLPPKTANSHSLGKMPGTPGY; this is encoded by the exons atgGCCCTCTtttcgcggcggccacaaCCAGCAGCCGTCCTgggcgccacggcgccgcggccaatACCGTCGTCGCACCCGAGCATTG AAGCCGCACCGAGGACGAATGGGAGCCTCGCCACCACGGCACCGGCGTCAGCGAACACGGCGCCAGGCACTGCGACCGACGGCGGCTTGGCGGCAGTCCCGGACCCGAGCGAACCCCCCCATTCTTATTATTCAAGCAGCTTCTCCTCTTCACCTCGACAGTTTCCCTCTGACTTTACCGACCCCATCCTCGAGGAAGGAGACGTGGAATCTGGCAGCGATTGTGTACTCGAGCCCGTCAcgcccgtcagcggcggTCGCTACTCTCAAGACTTCACCACGCtgcaccacgacgaccacgccAACCCCCTGCAGCGCGCGCAAACCGCCCAGCCtaccgtcgccgccgcacccaAGCGCGTCCCTGTCCTAGCCACGCAGACATCGGCGCCTCCTTTGACCCCGAGAAGCGCGCCTCAGCAGTCTGCTCTGTCATCTCGGCCTTCTTatccggcgccgccgtctcagACGCCCGTCACTGGGCGTGCCACCGCCCCCCGCGGTTCTACGAGCAGGATACGACGCACAGTCTCGAATTTGTTTCGCCGCACCAACAGCTCACGCGACCAAGAGCACGATTTCGCTGTCCCCGCCGACAATCCGTTGTTCTCCGCGACCGATACTCCGCATTCGAGCGGTGACAATTTCGCACGGAGCGgaccgccgcccaccagcaACGGCCGCGTTCCGGCCAAGCATTCCTCCAACACCACCTCCTCTAACTCTCCGCCCTCCCCTGGCTCGCCCCTCATGATGGCCCCAACGCACCGatcggccgtcgcccccgcGAGCCCGCTgccagacgccgacgacttCAAGAAGAAGGGCCGGGCTGCCACGGGCCTGTCCTTCCGGGGACGGGCCGTCAACTTCGTCGGCGCAACCATGAGCAGGGGGCGACCCTCCAAGGGGACACGCCGGGCCGCAAGCTTTGACTCGGACAACCGCGGTTTCCCCTCGACTCAGCAGGACACGGACGATTCAGATGACAAGACCTACCCTCCGGAGCGACTGCCCTGGCCGCTCCCCCCCGACGCGGGCACTGGTGCCAAGGCTCGCCGGATGAGCTTGAGCCTGCCAGATGATTTTACCGTCGACATTGCTGAGCTGCAGTCCGAATTTGAGTACCACCACAAGATTCTCGGCCGTCATAGGAAGCATCTGGGCAAGGGAGCCGCGTCAAAGGTCACTCTGATGGTCCGCAAGGGCTATCCCGGCGAGCTCTACGCGGTCAAGGAGTTCAGGGGCAAATCTCACCGTGAGACCCAAGAGGAGTACGAGAAGAAGATCAAGTCCGAATTCAGCATTGGCAAgagcctccaccaccccAACATCGTGGAGACGATTCGCCTTTGCACCGACCACCACCGGTGGAATCATGTCATGGAGTATTGCTCCGAGGGTGACTTgttcggcctcgtccagaAGGGCTGGTTCAAGGGCGAtgacaagaagaaggacagGCTCTGTCTGTTCAAACAGCTCATCCAGGGCGTCAGCTATCTCCACGCCAACGGCATCGCCCACCGGGACATCAAGCTCGAGAACCTTCTCCTGACCAAGGACAGCAAGCTCAAGATCACGGACTTCGGCGTCTCCGAAGTCTTCTCGGGGACTCACCCTGGCCTCCGCGAGTCTGGCGGGCAGTGCGGACGAAACATGAGCGATGTGCGGCTGTGTTCGCCGGGCATCTGCGGCAGCGAACCGTACATTGCGCCCGAGGTCTTGGAGAAGAGGAACAAGTACGACCCTCGTGCACTGGACGTCTGGAGCTCAGCCATTGTCATGATCTACCTGACCTTTGGCGGTGCCATCTGGTCGCGCGCTGAGCGTGGCAACGCACATTACGACAAGCTCGTCCGCGGCTGGGAGAGATGGTACGAGAAGCATCCAGAGATTGGCGCGACCATATCGGAAACAGACTACCCAGCATGCTTGGCCCTGGACGTCGGCGTTAACCCCCCGGCCCTCCGTCGACTGATGCTGCAAATGCTCAATCCTGACCCGTCCAAGCGCATCGCGATCGAGGATGTCCTCAACAACCGGTGGATGAAGAATGTCGAGTGCTGCCAAATCGAGTCGTACGACGACCCCGCGCAGACGATCGATGCCACTAAAAAGGACTGCTGCAACAAGAACGGGACGAAGAAGATCTTCTGCCACAGTCATctgccgccgaagacggcCAACTCCCATTCACTGGGCAAGATGCCAGGGACCCCTGGCTACTAG
- the ISN1 gene encoding IMP-specific 5'-nucleotidase (COG:F~EggNog:ENOG503NUVQ) has product MTTRYRVEYALKTHRRDQFIEWVKGLLAVPFVLYSQPTGVIGDDTNIAKMAEEAHRRYAEIMRDVEMMIDDHIARQKQNQLQVQDGAANLLPTVPSKLGMLVPTVGPFFTRLPLEAAFKYQDRKRYISSRRYVAPSFNDVRLVLNSAQTMAVTGGALQLATFDGDVTLYDDGESLEPSSPIIPRLLDLLRKNIKIGIVTAAGYTGADRYYERLHGLLDAIAESPDLDNTQKHSIVIMGGEANYLFEFDLSSPYRLAPVPRQRWLTPEMAAWSEADIRALLDVAESALRDCVRTMNLPATVLRKDRAVGIIPTDPSVRIARESLEETVLVVQRILELSSLGSSLQVAGTAGTGRRGVPFCAFNGGRDVFVDIGDKSWGVTVCQQWFGRGGGVIRGENTLHVGDQFLSAGSNDFKARSVGTTAWIASPAETVELLDELADLMQKKLS; this is encoded by the exons atgacgacgagatACCGTGTCGAAT ATGCCCTCAAGACTCACCGACGAGATCAGTTCATCG AGTGGGTGAAGGGCTTGTTGGCCGTACCATTCGTGCTATACTCCCAGCCGACAGGCGTGATTGGCGATGACACAAACATCGCCAagatggccgaggaggcgcacAGGCGGTACGCTGAAATCATGAGAGACGTCGAGATGATGATCGATGATCATA TTGCGCGTCAAAAGCAGAACCAGCTCCAGGTGCAAGACGGCGCAGCGAACCTGCTCCCGACCGTGCCCTCCAAACTCGGGATGCTGGTGCCCACGGTGGGCCCCTTCTTCACGCGGCTACCCCTGGAAGCGGCATTCAAGTACCAGGACCGCAAGCGATACATCTCGTCTCGACGCTACGTTGCTCCGTCGTTCAACGACGTGCGGCTGGTTCTGAACTCGGCGCAGACCATGGCTGTTACAGGTGGAGCGCTCCAGCTGGCCACCTTTGACGGTGACGTGACACTAtacgacgatggcgagagCCTGGAGCCGTCAAGCCCGATCATTCCGAGATTACTGG ACCTGCTGCGCAAGAACATCAAGATTGGCATCGTTACGGCGGCGGGATACACTGGCGCGGATCGCTACTACGAACGCCTCCACGGCttgctcgacgccatcgccgagtcGCCGGATCTGGACAATACGCAGAAGCACAGCATTGTCATCATGGGCGGGGAGGCAAACTACCTCTTCGAGTTCGACTTATCCTCCCCATACCGCCTGGCACCGGTGCCGCGGCAACGCTGGCTGACGCCcgagatggcggcgtggTCCGAGGCGGATATCAGGGCCCTGTTGGACGTGGCCGAGTCGGCACTGCGAGACTGCGTGCGGACCATGAACCTCCCGGCGACGGTGTTGCGCAAGGACAGGGCGGTGGGCATCATCCCGACGgacccgtccgtccgcatcgcgcgcgagtcgctcgaggagacggtCCTGGTGGTGCAGCGCATCCTGGAGCTGTCGAGCCTGGGGTCGTCGCTGCAGgtggcggggacggcggggacggggcgTCGCGGGGTGCCGTTCTGCGCCTtcaacggcgggcgcgacgtcttcgtcgaCATCGGGGACAAGAGTTGGGGCGTGACGGTGTGCCAGCAGTGGttcgggcgcgggggcggcgtgaTCCGCGGGGAGAACACGCTGCACGTCGGCGACCAGTTCCTCAGCGCTGGGTCCAACGACTTCAAGGCGCGGAGCGTGGGCACGACGGCGTGGATCGCCAGCCCGGCCGAGACggtggagctgctggacgagctggcgGACCTGATGCAGAAGAAGCTGTCGTGA
- the ISN1 gene encoding IMP-specific 5'-nucleotidase (COG:F~EggNog:ENOG503NUVQ), with translation MAEEAHRRYAEIMRDVEMMIDDHIARQKQNQLQVQDGAANLLPTVPSKLGMLVPTVGPFFTRLPLEAAFKYQDRKRYISSRRYVAPSFNDVRLVLNSAQTMAVTGGALQLATFDGDVTLYDDGESLEPSSPIIPRLLDLLRKNIKIGIVTAAGYTGADRYYERLHGLLDAIAESPDLDNTQKHSIVIMGGEANYLFEFDLSSPYRLAPVPRQRWLTPEMAAWSEADIRALLDVAESALRDCVRTMNLPATVLRKDRAVGIIPTDPSVRIARESLEETVLVVQRILELSSLGSSLQVAGTAGTGRRGVPFCAFNGGRDVFVDIGDKSWGVTVCQQWFGRGGGVIRGENTLHVGDQFLSAGSNDFKARSVGTTAWIASPAETVELLDELADLMQKKLS, from the exons atggccgaggaggcgcacAGGCGGTACGCTGAAATCATGAGAGACGTCGAGATGATGATCGATGATCATA TTGCGCGTCAAAAGCAGAACCAGCTCCAGGTGCAAGACGGCGCAGCGAACCTGCTCCCGACCGTGCCCTCCAAACTCGGGATGCTGGTGCCCACGGTGGGCCCCTTCTTCACGCGGCTACCCCTGGAAGCGGCATTCAAGTACCAGGACCGCAAGCGATACATCTCGTCTCGACGCTACGTTGCTCCGTCGTTCAACGACGTGCGGCTGGTTCTGAACTCGGCGCAGACCATGGCTGTTACAGGTGGAGCGCTCCAGCTGGCCACCTTTGACGGTGACGTGACACTAtacgacgatggcgagagCCTGGAGCCGTCAAGCCCGATCATTCCGAGATTACTGG ACCTGCTGCGCAAGAACATCAAGATTGGCATCGTTACGGCGGCGGGATACACTGGCGCGGATCGCTACTACGAACGCCTCCACGGCttgctcgacgccatcgccgagtcGCCGGATCTGGACAATACGCAGAAGCACAGCATTGTCATCATGGGCGGGGAGGCAAACTACCTCTTCGAGTTCGACTTATCCTCCCCATACCGCCTGGCACCGGTGCCGCGGCAACGCTGGCTGACGCCcgagatggcggcgtggTCCGAGGCGGATATCAGGGCCCTGTTGGACGTGGCCGAGTCGGCACTGCGAGACTGCGTGCGGACCATGAACCTCCCGGCGACGGTGTTGCGCAAGGACAGGGCGGTGGGCATCATCCCGACGgacccgtccgtccgcatcgcgcgcgagtcgctcgaggagacggtCCTGGTGGTGCAGCGCATCCTGGAGCTGTCGAGCCTGGGGTCGTCGCTGCAGgtggcggggacggcggggacggggcgTCGCGGGGTGCCGTTCTGCGCCTtcaacggcgggcgcgacgtcttcgtcgaCATCGGGGACAAGAGTTGGGGCGTGACGGTGTGCCAGCAGTGGttcgggcgcgggggcggcgtgaTCCGCGGGGAGAACACGCTGCACGTCGGCGACCAGTTCCTCAGCGCTGGGTCCAACGACTTCAAGGCGCGGAGCGTGGGCACGACGGCGTGGATCGCCAGCCCGGCCGAGACggtggagctgctggacgagctggcgGACCTGATGCAGAAGAAGCTGTCGTGA